A window of the Brassica napus cultivar Da-Ae chromosome A2, Da-Ae, whole genome shotgun sequence genome harbors these coding sequences:
- the LOC106409941 gene encoding glycerophosphodiester phosphodiesterase GDPD3, producing the protein MALSVSSAKFSSGVEDDKTKDEFCFPKFVVMGHRGFGMNMLQSPDEKMKSIKENSILSFNVAADFPIDFVEFDVQVTRDGYPVIFHDIFMFTQEKGVITEKRVTEMPLHEFLSYGPQKDGANVKPMFRKTKDGRIFEWKVMKDDPLCTLQDAFVKVKRSVGFNIELKFDDNTVYGEEALRKTLGNILKVVNEHAENRPIIFSSFHPDAALLIRNMQISYPVFFLTNGGCEIYKDVRRNSFDEAIKICKEGGLQGIVSEVKAILRTPNAVQRVQDSKLSLISYGQLNNAVEVIYLQYLMGVEGVIVDMVMEISEAIASISVRNKEDEEEDDGRKSMIMFGEERTKVKISKDEIAFLTKFAPKLLQQ; encoded by the exons ATGGCATTGTCGGTATCTTCTGCCAAGTTTTCATCAG GTGTTGAAGATGATAAGACGAAGGATGAATTTTGTTTTCCTAAATTTGTTGTGATGGGTCACCGAGGATTTGGGATGAACATGCTTCAATCTCCGGACGAGAAAATGAAATCCATCAAAGAAAATTCTATTCTTTCTTTCAATGTTGCTGCAGATTTTCCCATTGACTTCGTTGAATTTGATGTCCAG GTAACAAGAGATGGTTACCCTGTAATTTTCCATGATATCTTTATGTTCACacaagaaaag GGAGTAATCACTGAGAAAAGAGTAACTGAAATGCCTTTACATGAATTTCTCTCTTATGGACCACAAAAGGATGGCGCAAATGTGAAGCCTATGTTCAGGAAGACAAAAGACGGACGAATCTTTGAGTGGAAAGTCATGAAGGATGATCCTTTGTGCAcccttcaagatgcctttgtgAAAGTTAAACGGTCCGTAGGGTTCAATATCGAGCTCAAATTCGACGATAATACTGTGTATGGAGAAGAAGCGTTACGTAAAACTCTTGGCAACATCTTGAAG GTTGTGAATGAGCATGCGGAGAACCGGCCCATAATCTTCTCTAGTTTTCATCCTGATGCAGCTCTACTCATCAGGAATATGCAAATAAGTTATCCC gtaTTCTTCTTAACAAATGGAGGATGTGAGATCTATAAGGATGTGAGAAGAAACTCATTCGACGAGGCCATCAAGATTTGCAAAGAAGGTGGCTTGCAAGGGATTGTTTCTGAGGTTAAGGCCATACTAAGAACCCCTAACGCAGTCCAAAGAGTCCAGGATTCAAAACTTTCACTTATATCATATGGCCAGCTTAA CAATGCCGTGGAGGTgatttacttacaatatttgaTGGGTGTGGAGGGAGTGATCGTTGATATGGTCATGGAGATCTCTGAAGCCATCGCCAGTATCTCGGTTAGGAacaaggaagatgaagaagaagacgatggaAGAAAGTCTATGATTATGTTTGGAGAGGAGAGGACAAAGGTGAAGATTTCTAAAGATGAGATCGCTTTCTTAACAAAATTTgcacctaaactgcttcaacaatgA